A genomic window from Salvia miltiorrhiza cultivar Shanhuang (shh) chromosome 5, IMPLAD_Smil_shh, whole genome shotgun sequence includes:
- the LOC130987079 gene encoding transcription termination factor MTERF6, chloroplastic/mitochondrial-like isoform X1, translating to MNMDTGSGIMWFFKDRSFDDKSIHDMFNRCRRLEDVDREIASETWGYLKSTGIPEGKLSMAIRKCPEILTLDLHDKLVPMIQCLGTLESRPKEVASAITKFPHILLHSLEEKLCPLLAFFEVLGAPEKQLGKLILLNPRIISYGIESRLSQMVDFLASLGLSKDGMIGRYVAKHPFITRYSIEKRLKPTCVFLRSLGLTESQLQRAAMNFPEVLCRDVNRVLRPNVVYLKSCGFSSSQLAAVVGGYPLVLIKSISKSLRPRIKFLKEVMRRRIDEIAEYPGFFRHGTRRLESRQKLLTQKGMECSLSEMLDCKHKRFLVKFGV from the exons AT GAACATGGACACAGGTAGTGGCATTATGTGGTTCTTCAAAGACAGGAGTTTTGATGATAAAAGCATTCATGACATGTTCAACAGGTGCAGACGGCTTGAAGATGTCGATAGGGAAATCGCCTCTGAAACTTGGGGGTACTTGAAAAGCACAGGCATACCAGAGGGGAAGCTTTCCATGGCCATTAGGAAGTGCCCCGAAATTCTCACCCTCGACTTGCACGACAAACTTGTACCGATGATCCAGTGCCTTGGAACATTGGAGTCAAGACCAAAGGAGGTAGCTTCTGCCATAACAAAATTCCCTCACATACTCTTGCACAGTTTGGAAGAGAAGCTCTGCCCACTTCTTGCCTTTTTCGAAGTTCTTGGTGCTCCTGAAAAGCAACTTGGCAAACTGATACTCTTAAACCCCAGAATCATAAGTTATGGCATTGAATCAAGACTTTCTCAGATGGTGGATTTTCTTGCCAGTCTTGGTCTGTCCAAAGATGGGATGATCGGTAGATATGTGGCCAAACATCCATTTATTACGAGGTATAGTATTGAAAAACGGCTTAAACCAACTTGTGTGTTTCTAAGATCACTTGGCCTGACAGAGTCTCAGCTCCAAAGAGCAGCAATGAATTTCCCAGAAGTTCTGTGCAGGGATGTGAACAGAGTTCTGAGACCTAATGTTGTGTACTTGAAATCTTGTGGGTTTAGTTCAAGTCAGTTAGCAGCAGTGGTTGGTGGGTATCCTCTAGTTCTGATCAAAAGTATAAGCAAATCATTGAGACCAAGAATCAAGTTCTTGAAAGAGGTGATGAGGAGAAGAATTGATGAAATTGCTGAGTATCCCGGCTTCTTTAGGCATGGTACGCGAAGATTAGAGTCGAGGCAAAAGCTATTGACACAAAAGGGCATGGAGTGTAGCTTGAGTGAGATGTTGGATTGTAAGCACAAGAGATTTCTAGTGAAATTTGGAGTTTAG
- the LOC130987079 gene encoding transcription termination factor MTERF6, chloroplastic/mitochondrial-like isoform X2: MDTGSGIMWFFKDRSFDDKSIHDMFNRCRRLEDVDREIASETWGYLKSTGIPEGKLSMAIRKCPEILTLDLHDKLVPMIQCLGTLESRPKEVASAITKFPHILLHSLEEKLCPLLAFFEVLGAPEKQLGKLILLNPRIISYGIESRLSQMVDFLASLGLSKDGMIGRYVAKHPFITRYSIEKRLKPTCVFLRSLGLTESQLQRAAMNFPEVLCRDVNRVLRPNVVYLKSCGFSSSQLAAVVGGYPLVLIKSISKSLRPRIKFLKEVMRRRIDEIAEYPGFFRHGTRRLESRQKLLTQKGMECSLSEMLDCKHKRFLVKFGV, encoded by the coding sequence ATGGACACAGGTAGTGGCATTATGTGGTTCTTCAAAGACAGGAGTTTTGATGATAAAAGCATTCATGACATGTTCAACAGGTGCAGACGGCTTGAAGATGTCGATAGGGAAATCGCCTCTGAAACTTGGGGGTACTTGAAAAGCACAGGCATACCAGAGGGGAAGCTTTCCATGGCCATTAGGAAGTGCCCCGAAATTCTCACCCTCGACTTGCACGACAAACTTGTACCGATGATCCAGTGCCTTGGAACATTGGAGTCAAGACCAAAGGAGGTAGCTTCTGCCATAACAAAATTCCCTCACATACTCTTGCACAGTTTGGAAGAGAAGCTCTGCCCACTTCTTGCCTTTTTCGAAGTTCTTGGTGCTCCTGAAAAGCAACTTGGCAAACTGATACTCTTAAACCCCAGAATCATAAGTTATGGCATTGAATCAAGACTTTCTCAGATGGTGGATTTTCTTGCCAGTCTTGGTCTGTCCAAAGATGGGATGATCGGTAGATATGTGGCCAAACATCCATTTATTACGAGGTATAGTATTGAAAAACGGCTTAAACCAACTTGTGTGTTTCTAAGATCACTTGGCCTGACAGAGTCTCAGCTCCAAAGAGCAGCAATGAATTTCCCAGAAGTTCTGTGCAGGGATGTGAACAGAGTTCTGAGACCTAATGTTGTGTACTTGAAATCTTGTGGGTTTAGTTCAAGTCAGTTAGCAGCAGTGGTTGGTGGGTATCCTCTAGTTCTGATCAAAAGTATAAGCAAATCATTGAGACCAAGAATCAAGTTCTTGAAAGAGGTGATGAGGAGAAGAATTGATGAAATTGCTGAGTATCCCGGCTTCTTTAGGCATGGTACGCGAAGATTAGAGTCGAGGCAAAAGCTATTGACACAAAAGGGCATGGAGTGTAGCTTGAGTGAGATGTTGGATTGTAAGCACAAGAGATTTCTAGTGAAATTTGGAGTTTAG
- the LOC130987078 gene encoding G-type lectin S-receptor-like serine/threonine-protein kinase B120 produces MNILAAMHANPVAISIILAALLMAEKSIGAGDTLSQRESLTGNQTLTSKSGTFEMGFFPTSTNRFYLSIRYTQIPKPLVWIANRENPLPDPTTCKLQISSNGDLQVYNGSDIFWSTSSSSSTSPESVVAVLLDDGNLILRDERQGIIMTWQSFHHPTDTWLPGATLSIGQRLVSWTSNEDPSPGMFSAEISPESTIVFKWRGSAVYWESGSLEYADQWGLDDWLVFQPNEKLGNSWRLDNAPSFPTPVFSMLVMSVEGRLRRLTSWGTSLPNEYTFLPGKLFCGAYGIVSSSRCECVRGFSPSSSSPIPGAPSCDRNTPLDCGDREGFMEISDIIKWPNQKLRPRDGADSDNKCELACLYNCNCTAYAFDLGKCFVWERDLFGMERGASGGRKLHLKLASSDLPKQPSQRNKTLEVMIAVVVPVVVVLATAAFFYNRRTKHNKVNKEAGEDLLSFDFNSTNDGTILRTTSNMEIDLPMFSYSSVSAATNNFSPQNKLGEGGFGPVYKGGLQNGQEIAIKRLSQKSGQGFEEFRNEILLIAKLQHRNLVRLLGCCIDPVESILIYEYMPNKSLDLFLFGSKKQEMLDWKTRTRIVEGVAQGLLYLHEYSRVRIIHRDLKASNILLDDEMSPKISDFGMARIFGGADSRGYTNRVVGTFGYIAPEYALEGLFSTKSDVYSFGVLILEIISGRKNTGFYKTDSLHLLGHAWNLWISGRGVELVDAKVGSPAASTALRYINVGLLCVKENPNDRPNMSSVVSMLSSEIAALPPPNKPAFSTTDLLSKYSSHPKSDEDPSSSGNHLTVSTIVPR; encoded by the exons atgaATATTCTTGCAGCCATGCATGCAAATCCAGTAGCAATCTCAATAATTTTGGCGGCGTTGCTCATGGCTGAGAAATCCATTGGAGCAGGAGACACGCTCTCACAAAGGGAATCTCTCACAGGAAACCAAACATTAACCTCAAAGAGTGGAACGTTTGAAATGGGTTTCTTCCCAACATCCACAAACAGATTCTACCTAAGCATTCGTTACACCCAGATTCCAAAACCTCTAGTTTGGATCGCAAACAGAGAAAATCCATTGCCAGACCCAACCACTTGCAAGCTACAAATATCTTCCAACGGAGATCTTCAAGTCTACAACGGCAGTGATATCTTCTGGTCAACTtcctcgtcctcgtccacgtCACCGGAAAGCGTGGTCGCGGTGCTCCTTGACGACGGAAACCTGATCCTGAGAGATGAACGGCAAGGCATCATCATGACTTGGCAAAGTTTCCATCACCCTACGGATACTTGGCTGCCCGGAGCTACACTTAGCATCGGACAGCGGCTGGTTTCCTGGACGAGCAACGAGGATCCTTCGCCGGGAATGTTCTCGGCGGAGATATCGCCTGAATCTACGATCGTCTTCAAGTGGCGGGGCTCGGCTGTGTATTGGGAGAGCGGAAGCCTGGAGTATGCTGATCAGTGGGGGTTGGATGACTGGCTCGTTTTTCAACCTAATGAAAAACTAGGTAATTCTTGGAGGCTTGATAATGCTCCCTCATTCCCCACCCCTGTTTTCTCGATGCTGGTGATGAGTGTAGAGGGGAGATTAAGGAGGCTAACATCGTGGGGAACAAGTCTACCAAATGAATATACGTTCTTGCCTGGAAAACTTTTCTGTGGAGCCTATGGTATAGTCAGTAGCAGTAGGTGCGAGTGCGTGCGTGGTTTCAGCCCCTCGTCGTCCTCGCCCATCCCCGGGGCTCCCAGCTGTGATAGGAACACCCCTCTCGATTGTGGAGACAGGGAGGGGTTTATGGAGATTTCAGATATCATCAAGTGGCCTAATCAAAAATTAAGGCCAAGAGATGGCGCTGATTCTGATAACAAGTGTGAGCTCGCCTGCCTATATAACTGCAACTGCACAGCTTATGCTTTTGATCTCGGAAAATGCTTCGTCTGGGAAAGAGATTTATTTGGTATGGAACGCGGTGCTTCAGGAGGCCGCAAGTTGCACCTCAAACTTGCCTCTTCTGATCTTCCAAAGCAACCAA GTCAAAGAAACAAGACATTGGAGGTGATGATTGCAGTTGTGGTTCCAGTAGTAGTGGTGCTTGCCACTGCCGCCTTCTTCTACAATAGGAGGACCAAACACAACAAAG TGAACAAGGAAGCAGGGGAGGATCTTTTGTCGTTCGATTTCAACTCAACTAATGATGGAACAATTTTGAGGACAACAAGTAACATGGAAATTGATTTGCCCATGTTTAGTTATTCAAGTGTTTCTGCTGCAACAAACAACTTCTCACCTCAAAATAAGCTCGGAGAGGGAGGATTCGGACCAGTTTACAAG GGAGGATTACAAAATGGACAAGAAATAGCCATAAAGAGACTTTCCCAAAAATCTGGACAAGGTTTTGAAGAATTCAGAAATGAAATCTTATTGATTGCAAAACTGCAGCACCGGAATCTTGTTCGCCTCTTAGGCTGCTGTATTGACCCTGTTGAGAGCATACTCATCTATGAGTACATGCCTAATAAGAGTCTAGACTTGTTCCTTTTTG GATCAAAGAAACAAGAGATGCTAGACTGGAAAACACGCACACGCATTGTTGAAGGGGTTGCTCAAGGGCTTCTCTACCTCCATGAGTACTCGAGGGTGCGTATAATTCATAGAGATCTCAAGGCAAGTAACATTCTTCTAGATGATGAGATGAGCCCCAAGATATCGGACTTTGGGATGGCGCGTATCTTTGGAGGCGCTGATTCGCGGGGCTACACCAACAGAGTTGTTGGAACGTT TGGCTACATTGCTCCTGAGTATGCATTGGAAGGCCTCTTCTCCACAAAATCTGACGTGTACAGTTTTGGAGTTTTGATTCTTGAGATTATTAGTGGCAGGAAGAACACTGGCTTCTACAAAACTGACTCCCTCCATCTTCTTGGACAT GCATGGAATCTGTGGATTTCGGGCAGAGGTGTGGAACTGGTGGATGCTAAGGTGGGGTCTCCGGCAGCTTCGACGGCGTTGAGGTACATAAATGTGGGACTTTTGTGTGTGAAAGAAAATCCCAATGACAGACCAAACATGTCCAGTGTGGTGTCCATGCTTAGCAGTGAGATTGCAGCTCTTCCACCACCCAACAAGCCTGCATTTTCAACTACAGATTTGCTCAGTAAATATTCATCACATCCAAAAAGTGATGAAGATCCTTCTTCTTCTGGAAATCACTTAACTGTTTCAACTATTGTGCCCAGATGA
- the LOC130987080 gene encoding G-type lectin S-receptor-like serine/threonine-protein kinase At4g03230: protein MNVAAMHGNLVIVVVVLLMAEKSVNGAGDTLTKGESLTGSQTLTSKGGTFELGFFHTSTDRFYLSIRYTQIEPKPLVWVANRDKPLPDATAANLQIASNGDLQLHYGRDLFWSTSTSAESVAAVLSDDGNLIVRDESRPEKKKLWQSFDQPTHAWLPGATLGGARRLVSWKSDEDPSAGMFSAEMSSESKVVLKWNESAVYWESESYEPGNQFGFDAQQLNSLSIRFEVEKQYVRLENTLAIMINDTFRLDFSMLVMDHREGRLKRVPSRGSSGGGAWASPSSLPAERFCGTYGVLTTTHSCGCLPRFRPSSTPNPMGDSCNRNTLLPDCNGKGGKVGFMEISDIIKWPNQPKLITEADTDKECELTCRRSCNCTAYAFDPTGCLVWEGDLYGIRRGISENRKLHVKLASSELAESGSKSKTLEVIIAVVVPVLVLVSGGFLGFFYNRRTKHNKESKEAGDDLLSFDFDVSLSSTNDGTTVRNMEFDLPMFSYSSVSAATNNFSPENKLGEGGFGPVYKGELLNGQKLAVKRLSQKSGQGFEEFRNEILLIAKLQHRNLVRILGCCIDPAESILIYEYMPNKSLDLFLFGPDKQDIVLDWETRIRIVEGIAQGLLYLHEYSRVRIIHRDLKASNILLDDEMNPKISDFGMARIFFGGTDSRAHTNRVVGTFGYIAPEYAMEGLFSIKSDVYSFGVLVLEIISGRKNTGFYKTDCLSLLGYAWDLWISDRGVEVVDDKVGSMVAASTALRYINVGLLCVQENPNERPNMSSVVSMLSSEIAALPPPNKPAFSTANLKTSSSSQTRSGDPYPSASLLTVSDVVPR, encoded by the exons ATGAATGTTGCAGCCATGCATGGAAATCTAGTAATAGTTGTGGTTGTGTTGTTGATGGCTGAAAAATCCGTTAATGGAGCAGGTGACACCCTCACAAAAGGAGAATCTCTTACAGGAAGCCAGACTTTAACCTCAAAGGGTGGAACGTTTGAGTTGGGGTTCTTCCACACATCCACAGACAGATTCTACCTTAGCATTCGTTACACCCAGATTGAACCAAAGCCTCTGGTTTGGGTCGCTAACAGAGATAAACCTTTGCCCGACGCAACCGCTGCCAACCTCCAAATAGCTTCCAACGGAGATCTTCAACTACACTACGGTCGTGATCTCTTTTGGTCAACTTCAACCTCGGCGGAAAGCGTGGCGGCAGTGCTCAGCGACGACGGAAATCTGATCGTGAGAGATGAAAGccggccggagaagaagaaaCTCTGGCAGAGTTTCGATCAGCCTACTCACGCTTGGCTGCCCGGAGCTACACTCGGCGGCGCGCGGCGGCTGGTCTCCTGGAAGAGCGACGAAGACCCTTCGGCGGGGATGTTCTCGGCGGAGATGTCGTCCGAATCCAAGGTGGTGCTGAAGTGGAACGAATCGGCGGTGTATTGGGAGAGTGAAAGCTACGAGCCCGGCAATCAGTTTGGTTTCGATGCTCAACAGTTGAATTCCCTTTCCATCAGGTTTGAAGTGGAGAAGCAATACGTGAGGCTTGAGAATACTCTTGCTATTATGATTAACGACACTTTCCGCCTTGATTTCTCGATGCTGGTGATGGATCATCGCGAGGGGAGGCTGAAGAGGGTCCCATCAAGGGGCAGTAGCGGCGGTGGGGCGTGGGCTTCTCCGTCGTCCCTGCCCGCGGAGCGCTTCTGTGGAACCTATGGAGTACTCACTACCACTCATTCCTGCGGCTGTCTGCCGCGCTTCAGGCCGTCGTCGACTCCCAACCCCATGGGTGATAGCTGTAATAGGAATACACTTTTACCCGATTGTAATGGAAAAGGAGGCAAGGTGGGTTTTATGGAGATTTCGGATATCATCAAGTGGCCTAACCAGCCCAAGCTAATCACAGAAGCTGATACTGATAAGGAGTGTGAGCTCACCTGCCGACGGAGCTGCAACTGCACAGCTTATGCCTTTGATCCCACCGGATGCTTGGTGTGGGAAGGAGATTTATATGGTATACGACGGGGCATTTCAGAAAATCGGAAGCTGCACGTTAAGCTTGCCTCTTCGGAACTTGCAGAAAGTGGAA GTAAAAGCAAGACTTTGGAGGTGATCATTGCAGTTGTGGTTCCAGTTTTGGTGCTTGTTTCGGGTGGATTTCTGGGCTTCTTCTACAATAGGAGGACCAAACATAACAAAG AAAGCAAGGAAGCAGGGGATGATCTTTTGTCGTTCGATTTTGACGTGAGTTTGAGCTCAACTAATGATGGAACAACTGTGAGGAACATGGAATTCGATCTGCCCATGTTTAGCTACTCAAGTGTTTCCGCTGCAACAAACAACTTCTCACCAGAAAATAAGCTTGGAGAGGGAGGGTTCGGGCCCGTCTACAAG GGTGAGTTGCTAAATGGACAAAAATTAGCGGTAAAGAGGCTGTCCCAAAAATCTGGACAAGGCTTTGAGGAATTCAGAAATGAAATCTTGTTAATCGCAAAGCTCCAGCACAGAAACCTTGTTCGCATCTTGGGCTGTTGTATTGACCCTGCTGAGAGCATACTCATCTATGAGTACATGCCTAATAAGAGTCTAGACTTGTTCCTTTTTG GGCCAGACAAACAAGATATAGTACTAGATTGGGAAACACGCATACGCATTGTTGAAGGGATTGCTCAAGGGCTTCTCTACCTCCATGAGTACTCGAGGGTGCGCATAATCCATAGAGATCTCAAGGCAAGTAACATTCTTCTAGATGATGAAATGAACCCCAAGATATCGGACTTTGGGATGGCGCGTATCTTCTTTGGAGGCACTGATTCGCGGGCTCACACCAATAGAGTTGTTGGAACATT TGGCTATATTGCTCCCGAGTATGCAATGGAAGGCTTATTTTCCATAAAGTCTGATGTGTACAGTTTTGGAGTTTTGGTTCTTGAGATCATAAGTGGAAGGAAGAACACTGGATTCTACAAAACTGACTGTCTCAGTCTTCTTGGATAT GCATGGGATCTGTGGATTTCGGACAGAGGTGTAGAAGTGGTGGATGATAAGGTGGGATCTATGGTGGCGGCTTCGACGGCGTTGAGGTACATAAATGTGGGACTTTTGTGTGTGCAAGAAAATCCCAATGAGAGACCAAACATGTCTAGTGTGGTGTCCATGCTTAGCAGTGAGATTGCAGCTCTTCCACCACCCAACAAGCCTGCATTTTCAACTGCAAATTTGAAGACTTCATCTTCATCACAGACAAGAAGTGGAGACCCATACCCTTCTGCCAGTCTCTTAACCGTTTCAGATGTTGTGCCCAGatga